In one Pseudarthrobacter oxydans genomic region, the following are encoded:
- a CDS encoding DUF1579 domain-containing protein gives MERTPPSRAPGALAAFLGRWRGSTRFAPGPWGPERTVDAEVTYTPVAGGSAVVQSYRHLEPDGTHSEGHGIFTVDPDHQDVFWYYVDNAGPAPVAAARCTWHDGALRVERRGGAGWTRHTLRVDGNVLTHITELRTRGGKTTSTTTDGSGGDDGTVPAYVPFMTSSFQRS, from the coding sequence GTGGAACGGACCCCTCCCAGCCGTGCGCCGGGAGCTCTGGCCGCTTTCCTGGGCCGCTGGCGGGGGAGTACCCGGTTCGCCCCCGGTCCTTGGGGGCCCGAACGGACCGTCGACGCCGAGGTGACCTACACCCCGGTGGCTGGCGGATCTGCCGTCGTCCAGAGCTACCGCCACCTGGAACCGGACGGGACGCATTCCGAAGGCCACGGGATCTTCACTGTCGACCCGGATCACCAGGATGTTTTTTGGTACTACGTGGATAATGCGGGCCCGGCACCTGTAGCCGCCGCCCGCTGCACGTGGCATGACGGCGCCCTTAGGGTGGAACGCCGGGGCGGTGCCGGGTGGACCCGCCATACGTTGCGCGTCGACGGCAACGTACTCACCCACATCACGGAGCTACGAACCCGTGGCGGCAAGACCACAAGCACCACAACGGACGGGTCCGGCGGGGACGACGGGACCGTCCCGGCCTATGTTCCCTTCATGACGTCGTCGTTCCAGCGGAGCTGA
- a CDS encoding MoaD/ThiS family protein: MNVRYFAAARAASGVEEERFDLAAGSTVADLLEAVLAVERPEPPTGTPPLPRILSRSSFLLNEVAVRDHSVVLEADDVVDVLPPFAGG; this comes from the coding sequence TTGAACGTACGTTACTTCGCTGCCGCACGCGCTGCCTCCGGCGTCGAGGAAGAGCGCTTCGACCTGGCGGCGGGTTCCACTGTTGCGGATCTCTTGGAGGCTGTCCTGGCTGTCGAGCGCCCTGAACCGCCCACCGGCACTCCTCCGCTGCCCCGCATCCTGTCCCGGAGCAGCTTCCTCCTCAATGAAGTCGCCGTGCGCGATCATTCGGTTGTGTTGGAGGCCGACGACGTAGTGGATGTGCTGCCTCCGTTCGCCGGGGGCTAG
- the moaA gene encoding GTP 3',8-cyclase MoaA, protein MSVQLGMPQPREEAGAALPSVPAARPAGAAAGLVDRYGRRATDMRLSLTDKCNLRCTYCMPAEGLEWLAKQAVMSAEEIVRIVRIGVDQLGVRELRLTGGEPLVRHDLVDIIASLRRNHPGLPISMTTNGVGLAKKAAALKAAGLTRINVSLDSLHEETFTQLTRRPFLDQVLAGVDAAWAAGLGPVKLNAVLMRGINDAEAPSLLAWALERGYELRFIEQMPLDADHGWTRRNMITAAEIRGLLSSDFVLSPDPRARDGAPAERFEVRRREAGSVSDVLSGPALGTVGIIASVTEPFCSDCRRTRITAEGKIMSCLFSREEIDLLGFLRSGASDGELAQRWQDAMWLKPKAHGMDHVGLDAPDFVQPDRSMSAIGG, encoded by the coding sequence ATGAGTGTCCAGCTAGGCATGCCGCAGCCACGGGAGGAAGCGGGCGCAGCGCTGCCGTCCGTCCCGGCGGCCCGCCCCGCCGGCGCTGCTGCCGGACTCGTGGACCGGTACGGCCGCCGGGCCACGGACATGAGGCTGTCCCTGACGGACAAATGCAATCTCCGCTGCACGTACTGCATGCCCGCCGAGGGTTTGGAATGGCTCGCCAAGCAGGCAGTGATGTCCGCGGAGGAAATCGTGCGGATCGTGCGGATCGGCGTGGACCAGCTGGGTGTGCGCGAATTGCGCCTGACCGGTGGCGAACCGCTGGTGCGGCACGATCTGGTTGACATCATTGCCTCACTCCGCCGGAACCATCCCGGGCTGCCCATTTCAATGACCACCAACGGTGTGGGGCTGGCGAAGAAAGCCGCTGCATTGAAGGCGGCCGGCCTGACCCGGATCAACGTGTCCCTGGATTCGCTGCACGAGGAAACCTTCACCCAGCTGACCCGCCGGCCGTTCCTGGACCAGGTGCTGGCCGGGGTGGATGCCGCATGGGCGGCAGGTCTTGGCCCCGTCAAGCTCAACGCCGTCCTGATGCGCGGTATCAACGATGCCGAGGCGCCGTCATTGCTCGCATGGGCGCTGGAGCGCGGCTACGAGCTGCGGTTCATCGAGCAGATGCCGCTCGACGCAGACCATGGCTGGACGCGTCGGAACATGATCACGGCCGCCGAGATCCGTGGGCTGCTCTCGTCCGACTTTGTCCTCAGCCCCGACCCCCGCGCCCGTGACGGCGCCCCGGCGGAGCGCTTTGAAGTACGACGGCGGGAGGCCGGGTCTGTTTCCGACGTTTTGTCCGGCCCGGCCCTGGGCACGGTGGGGATCATCGCCTCCGTGACGGAACCGTTCTGTTCAGACTGCCGCCGGACCCGGATCACCGCCGAGGGCAAGATCATGAGCTGCCTCTTCTCCCGGGAAGAGATTGATTTGCTGGGGTTCCTGCGTTCGGGAGCCAGCGACGGCGAACTCGCCCAGCGCTGGCAGGACGCCATGTGGCTTAAGCCCAAAGCCCACGGAATGGACCACGTGGGACTCGATGCTCCGGACTTCGTCCAGCCGGACCGCAGCATGAGCGCCATCGGGGGCTGA
- a CDS encoding molybdopterin-dependent oxidoreductase produces MVLGELLAAVFSPSLSPVTAVGGAVIDAVPPGVKDWAVAVFGTADKVALLAGMALVIAGFAVLAGVVEDRRRYAGAAMVGVFGLAGLAAVLTRAQANANAMSLAVFTAVVAVVLLRFLVRMLQEWGSQAAEPAPAATPAPTPTPALATPAPARRRFLQALAGGAAFTAVGGVLAAAWRGAAAVVSEARGRVALPAPASAAPAIPATAEAGVEGITPLVTPNADFYRIDTALSVPAVDPATWVLRVTGMVDTEVELSFADLLAKPLVERHVTLACVSNNVGGDLIGNARWLGWPVRELLALAGPRPGADMVLSRSADGWTAGTPLEVLSDSRDALLAIGMNGEPLPLEHGFPVRLVVPGLYGYVSATKWVTQLKVTRFADDVAYWTPRGWSERGPIKTSSRIDVPRGGRPVKAGRVLFGGVAWAQHTGIGKVELRVNRGAWQQAELAEGISRDTWYQWKLGLDLTEGQYEIQVRATDLSGQVQDEQSRPAAPNGATGLHTIRVDVKP; encoded by the coding sequence CTGGTCCTGGGGGAACTCTTGGCAGCGGTGTTCAGTCCGTCGCTGTCACCTGTGACTGCTGTGGGCGGTGCCGTCATCGATGCCGTTCCTCCCGGTGTCAAGGACTGGGCTGTGGCAGTGTTCGGGACAGCGGACAAAGTTGCCCTCCTGGCGGGCATGGCGCTGGTCATCGCCGGATTCGCGGTGCTGGCAGGGGTCGTGGAGGACCGGCGGCGCTACGCCGGCGCCGCCATGGTTGGCGTCTTTGGCCTGGCCGGCCTTGCGGCCGTCCTGACCCGTGCCCAGGCCAATGCCAACGCAATGAGCCTGGCGGTGTTCACCGCCGTCGTGGCGGTCGTCCTGCTTCGGTTCCTGGTCCGCATGCTTCAGGAGTGGGGGAGCCAGGCAGCGGAGCCCGCCCCAGCCGCGACGCCCGCCCCAACCCCGACCCCCGCCTTAGCAACTCCCGCCCCGGCCCGCCGCCGCTTCCTGCAGGCTTTGGCCGGGGGAGCCGCATTCACGGCAGTCGGCGGCGTGCTCGCGGCAGCCTGGCGCGGTGCCGCCGCCGTCGTCAGCGAGGCCCGGGGCCGCGTGGCCCTGCCGGCTCCCGCGTCAGCGGCTCCGGCCATACCGGCAACTGCCGAGGCTGGAGTCGAGGGCATCACCCCGCTGGTCACCCCGAATGCCGACTTTTACCGCATCGATACCGCACTGTCCGTTCCCGCCGTCGATCCCGCCACCTGGGTCCTGAGGGTCACGGGAATGGTGGACACGGAGGTTGAGCTGTCCTTCGCCGATCTCCTGGCCAAACCCCTGGTTGAACGCCATGTCACCCTCGCCTGCGTGTCCAACAACGTGGGCGGCGACCTTATCGGCAATGCGCGCTGGCTCGGCTGGCCGGTCCGCGAGCTCCTGGCACTGGCAGGCCCCCGGCCCGGCGCGGACATGGTCCTGTCAAGGAGCGCCGACGGCTGGACCGCAGGAACGCCCCTTGAGGTGCTCAGCGACAGCAGGGATGCGCTGCTTGCCATTGGAATGAACGGCGAGCCGCTGCCCCTTGAGCACGGCTTTCCCGTGCGGCTGGTGGTGCCCGGACTCTACGGCTACGTCTCCGCCACCAAATGGGTCACCCAACTCAAGGTCACCAGGTTCGCGGATGACGTCGCCTACTGGACACCCCGAGGCTGGTCGGAGCGGGGTCCCATCAAGACCTCCTCGAGGATCGATGTGCCGCGTGGCGGCCGCCCCGTGAAGGCGGGAAGGGTGCTGTTCGGAGGCGTGGCCTGGGCGCAGCACACCGGCATCGGGAAGGTGGAGCTGAGGGTGAACCGGGGCGCGTGGCAGCAAGCTGAACTGGCGGAAGGAATCTCCCGGGACACCTGGTACCAGTGGAAGCTGGGATTGGACCTGACGGAAGGGCAATACGAAATCCAGGTCAGGGCAACGGACCTCTCCGGCCAAGTCCAGGACGAGCAGAGCCGCCCTGCCGCCCCCAACGGAGCCACCGGGCTCCACACCATTAGAGTGGACGTGAAACCCTGA
- the glp gene encoding gephyrin-like molybdotransferase Glp — MTSPQPHGTPVDQALHRSPHHARSVAGHVAAVEDLLRPLRSPERTERLPLREALGRGLVDDIPAPISLPPFPNSQMDGYAVRSADLPDGGGELRVMPPVPAGASPDGLKPGMAAPIMTGAMLPDGADAVVPIERAVPDRFLPPAAQAAEQATVRLPPAAPGTFVRAAGSDVLAGETALAAGTFLGPAQLGLLAALGIPDVTVYKAVTVLLVTTGDEVVEPGQELPAGKIYDSNGTLLEAAMTQAGLVVRRAGIATDNPDALRALLRAEGSAADLIVTTGGVSKGAYEVVRQAMEDQPVEFLHVAMQPGGPQGIGSFDGRPFLGFPGNPVSCLVSFEMFLRPVLAGLLGTPAPRLPLRARLAHPLTSPEHKHQVRRGTLQSDGTVELQGGESSHLMHALAGSNVLVHVPEGVAALAAGAEVEVWML, encoded by the coding sequence ATGACCAGCCCGCAACCGCATGGAACGCCTGTAGACCAGGCACTGCACCGTTCCCCGCACCACGCACGGTCCGTGGCTGGCCATGTGGCCGCCGTCGAAGATCTGTTGCGGCCCTTGCGGTCACCGGAGCGGACGGAGCGCCTGCCGCTGCGTGAGGCCCTGGGCCGGGGCCTGGTCGACGACATCCCGGCTCCCATCAGCCTGCCGCCCTTCCCCAACTCCCAGATGGACGGCTACGCCGTCCGCTCCGCTGACCTACCCGACGGCGGCGGAGAGCTGCGTGTTATGCCTCCCGTCCCCGCCGGTGCCAGTCCGGACGGACTAAAGCCTGGCATGGCCGCGCCGATCATGACGGGAGCTATGCTCCCGGACGGAGCCGACGCCGTCGTCCCCATCGAGCGGGCCGTTCCGGACCGGTTCCTGCCGCCCGCCGCGCAGGCAGCGGAACAAGCAACGGTGCGTCTGCCCCCGGCAGCGCCCGGAACGTTTGTGCGCGCAGCAGGCAGCGACGTCCTTGCCGGGGAGACGGCCTTGGCAGCCGGTACTTTCCTGGGGCCGGCCCAGCTGGGACTGTTGGCGGCACTGGGGATCCCGGACGTGACGGTCTACAAGGCTGTGACGGTCCTGCTGGTGACCACGGGCGACGAGGTGGTGGAGCCCGGCCAGGAGCTCCCCGCCGGCAAGATCTACGACTCCAATGGCACCCTGCTGGAAGCGGCCATGACGCAGGCGGGGCTGGTGGTCCGGCGGGCAGGCATTGCCACGGACAACCCGGACGCGCTGCGGGCGCTGCTGCGGGCCGAAGGCAGCGCGGCGGACCTGATCGTCACCACCGGAGGGGTCAGCAAGGGCGCCTACGAGGTAGTCCGGCAGGCCATGGAGGACCAGCCGGTGGAATTCCTCCATGTGGCAATGCAGCCGGGGGGCCCGCAGGGGATCGGCAGCTTCGACGGGCGTCCCTTCCTGGGCTTCCCCGGCAACCCTGTCAGCTGCCTGGTGTCCTTCGAGATGTTCCTCCGCCCGGTGCTTGCGGGTTTGCTGGGGACGCCCGCACCCCGCCTGCCCCTCCGCGCCCGCCTCGCCCACCCGCTCACGTCTCCCGAACACAAGCACCAGGTCCGCCGGGGAACGTTGCAGTCCGACGGGACGGTGGAGCTGCAGGGCGGGGAAAGCTCACACCTGATGCACGCGCTCGCGGGTTCCAACGTGCTGGTTCACGTCCCCGAAGGAGTGGCCGCGCTCGCGGCCGGTGCGGAGGTGGAAGTATGGATGCTGTGA
- the moaC gene encoding cyclic pyranopterin monophosphate synthase MoaC, protein MDAVNAEQTPAALTHLRQDGSAQMVDVSAKAETTREATATATVHTTSEVMDLLGSGGLPKGDALAVARVAGIMAAKKTPELIPLCHPLPLSRVTVDFELGAATVSILATVKTRGVTGVEMEALTAVSVAALSVYDMIKAVDKHAVLTDIKVLAKSGGKSGDWAL, encoded by the coding sequence ATGGATGCTGTGAATGCAGAACAAACCCCGGCCGCGCTGACGCACCTGCGCCAGGACGGCAGCGCCCAGATGGTGGACGTGTCCGCCAAAGCCGAAACCACCCGCGAGGCCACCGCCACCGCCACGGTCCACACCACCTCGGAGGTGATGGACCTGCTCGGCTCGGGCGGACTGCCCAAGGGGGACGCCCTGGCCGTGGCACGGGTTGCCGGGATCATGGCGGCCAAGAAGACCCCGGAACTGATACCGCTGTGCCATCCGCTTCCGCTGTCCAGGGTCACCGTGGACTTCGAACTTGGCGCCGCGACGGTTTCGATCCTCGCCACCGTGAAGACCCGCGGCGTCACCGGCGTGGAGATGGAAGCCCTCACGGCAGTCTCCGTTGCGGCGCTGAGCGTTTACGACATGATCAAGGCCGTGGACAAGCACGCTGTCCTGACCGACATCAAGGTGCTGGCCAAGAGCGGCGGCAAGAGCGGGGACTGGGCACTGTGA
- a CDS encoding MogA/MoaB family molybdenum cofactor biosynthesis protein yields the protein MTTPGTINAPEPHRHGDVQGRKAGVVIASTRAAAGIYDDETGPVITDWLTEHGFDVFPAMVVPDGEPVGAAIRALLTQHPAVVITSGGTGLSPDDRTPDVTLPLLDREIPGIMEAVRRAGAAKTPLAALSRGYAGAAGSTFIINLPGSPKGVMDGLTVLDPVIGHLCDQLEGGHGH from the coding sequence GTGACTACTCCCGGCACCATCAATGCCCCCGAGCCGCACCGGCACGGCGACGTGCAGGGCCGGAAGGCCGGCGTCGTGATCGCCTCCACCCGCGCTGCGGCCGGCATCTACGACGACGAAACCGGCCCCGTGATTACGGACTGGCTGACCGAACACGGCTTCGACGTGTTCCCGGCCATGGTGGTCCCCGACGGCGAGCCCGTGGGCGCAGCCATCCGCGCGCTCCTCACCCAGCACCCCGCCGTCGTCATCACCAGCGGCGGGACAGGCCTCAGCCCGGACGACCGCACCCCGGACGTCACCCTTCCGCTGCTGGACCGCGAGATTCCCGGCATCATGGAGGCAGTTCGCCGCGCCGGTGCCGCGAAGACCCCGCTGGCGGCCCTGAGCCGCGGCTATGCCGGCGCGGCCGGCAGTACCTTCATCATCAACCTGCCCGGATCACCCAAAGGGGTCATGGACGGACTGACCGTCCTGGACCCCGTGATCGGGCACCTCTGCGACCAGCTGGAAGGCGGACATGGGCACTGA
- a CDS encoding molybdenum cofactor biosynthesis protein MoaE, translated as MGTEAVFEVVNAVLSAEPISVDQAIAAVESDTAGAVVSFSGVVRNHDGGKPVERLSYSAHPTAHQVMADVVARLAGEQAAGSGDSSVPPQPVRIWAAHRIGMLEIGDPALVCAVSAAHRGQAFAVCSELVDRIKEQVPIWKEQFFTDGTVEWVGAGS; from the coding sequence ATGGGCACTGAAGCAGTTTTCGAGGTAGTCAACGCCGTCCTGAGCGCGGAGCCAATCTCCGTTGACCAGGCCATTGCGGCAGTGGAGAGCGACACTGCGGGGGCAGTGGTCAGCTTCAGCGGCGTGGTGCGGAACCACGACGGCGGCAAGCCGGTTGAGCGGCTCAGCTACAGCGCGCATCCCACGGCACACCAGGTGATGGCCGACGTCGTCGCGCGCCTTGCCGGGGAACAGGCCGCCGGAAGCGGAGACAGCAGCGTGCCCCCGCAGCCGGTGCGGATTTGGGCGGCGCACCGGATCGGCATGCTGGAGATCGGCGATCCGGCGCTGGTGTGCGCGGTGTCCGCAGCCCACCGGGGCCAGGCCTTCGCCGTGTGCTCTGAGCTGGTGGACCGGATCAAGGAACAGGTGCCCATCTGGAAGGAACAGTTCTTTACTGACGGCACGGTGGAGTGGGTCGGCGCCGGCAGCTGA